From one Chanodichthys erythropterus isolate Z2021 chromosome 3, ASM2448905v1, whole genome shotgun sequence genomic stretch:
- the LOC137017089 gene encoding uncharacterized protein, which produces MGPSVIMKIFALLCVFLLYGTLPSIQAERHSLYYIYTALSKPVDLPGIYEFSAMGLLDDTQIDYYNSEEKRKIPKQQWMKEKMQEDYWEKGTQSRKSKEQWFNVNIHILMSRMRHDESDLHVLQWRHGCEVEQQGDEVKFLKGIDEYGYDGENLLFFDDKESQWVALVDEALPTKRKWDNVPILNQYTKGYLEKECVDWLNKFREYGDEKLRNGSPPNVYVFEKKNTNDETKLKLTCLATGFYPKDVMMTIRKYNTSLPEDEIESTGIRPNHDGSFQMRKSVEIKKEEKDEYDCFVSHKSIKDPVITKLGRKSGETLDISATVSREKTKQKRHSLYYIYTALSKPVDLPGIYEFTAMGLLDGTQIDYYNSEEKRKIPKQQWMKEKMQEDYWEKGTQSRKSKEQWFNVNIHILMNRMNHNESDLHVLQWRVGCEVEKQGDEVKFLKGIYEYSYDGENFLSFDDGEAQWVAPVVAALPTKRKWDNIPIVNQYTKGYLEKECVDWLNKFREYRDKELRNSSPPDVHMFVRKSIYKSKLKLTCLVTGFYPKDVILTIRKYHTSLPEDEIESTGIRPNHDGSFQMRKSAEIKGKEKDEYDCFVIHSSLKEPIINKLGQATEPLNASAADAEEPLLEKEIDGQERSGESPDIRATVFIFYISVIFHLIWIF; this is translated from the exons ATGGGCCCGAGTGTTATTATGAAGATCTTCGCTCTGctttgtgtttttcttctttatGGGACTTTGCCTTCAATTCAAGCAG AGAGACACTCGCTGTATTACATTTACACAGCCTTGTCTAAACCTGTGGATCTGCCGGGCATCTATGAATTCAGTGCTATGGGTCTGCTGGACGACACACAGATCGACTATTACAATagtgaagaaaagagaaagattCCCAAACAGCAGTGGATGAAAGAGAAAATGCAGGAGGATTACTGGGAAAAAGGCACTCAGTCCAGAAAGAGTAAAGAACAGTGGTTTAATGTGAACATCCATATTCTGATGAGCCGCATGAGACACGATGAATCAG ATCTTCATGTTCTTCAGTGGAGACACGGTTGTGAAGTTGAGCAGCAGGGAGATGAAGTGAAGTTTCTCAAAGGCATTGATGAGTACGGCTATGATGGAGAAAACTTATTGTTTTTTGATGATAAAGAGTCTCAATGGGTCGCTCTAGTTGATGAAGCTCTACCAACCAAGAGAAAATGGGACAATGTGCCGATCCTAAACCAATACACCAAAGGATACCTGGAGAAAGAGTGTGTGGACTGGCTCAACAAATTCAGAGAATATGGAGACGAGAAGCTCAGAAACGGCT CTCCTCCAAATGTTTATGTGTTTGAAAAGAAGAATACCAATGATGAAACCAAGCTGAAACTCACCTGTCTGGCCACTGGCTTCTACCCCAAAGATGTGATGATGACTATTAGGAAATATAACACATCTCTGCCTGAAGATGAGATTGAATCCACAGGAATCAGACCAAACCATGATGGTTCCTTCCAGATGAGGAAGAGTGTGGAGATCAAGAAGGAGGAAAAAGATGAATATGATTGTTTTGTGTCCCACAAGAGCATCAAAGATCCAGTTATCACCAAATTAG GACGCAAGAGTGGTGAAACACTAGACATCAGTGCGACTGTCTCTCGGGAGAAAACCAAACAAA AGAGACACTCGCTGTATTACATTTACACGGCCTTGTCTAAACCTGTGGATCTGCCCGGCATCTATGAATTCACTGCTATGGGTCTGCTGGACGGCACACAGATCGACTATTACAATagtgaagaaaagagaaagattCCCAAACAACAGTGGATGAAAGAGAAAATGCAGGAGGATTACTGGGAAAAAGGCACTCAATCCAGAAAGAGTAAAGAACAGTGGTTTAATGTGAACATCCATATTCTGATGAACCGCATGAACCACAATGAATCAG ATCTTCATGTTCTTCAGTGGAGAGTTGGTTGTGAAGTTGAGAAGCAGGGAGATGAAGTAAAGTTTCTCAAAGGCATTTATGAGTACAGTTATGATGGAGAAAACTTCTTGTCTTTTGATGATGGAGAGGCTCAATGGGTCGCTCCAGTTGTTGCAGCTCTACCAACCAAGAGAAAATGGGACAATATCCCCATCGTAAACCAATACACCAAGGGATACCTGGAGAAAGAGTGTGTGGACTGGCTCAACAAATTCAGAGAATATAGAGACAAGGAGCTCAGAAACAGCT CTCCTCCAGATGTTCATATGTTTGTGAGAAAATCCATTTACAAAAGCAAGCTGAAACTCACCTGTCTGGTCACTGGCTTCTACCCAAAAGACGTGATCTTGACTATTAGGAAATATCACACATCTCTGCCTGAAGATGAGATCGAATCCACAGGAATCAGACCAAACCATGATGGATCCTTCCAGATGAGGAAGAGTGCAGAGATCAAGGGGAAGGAAAAAGATGAATATGATTGTTTTGTGATCCACAGTTCCCTCAAAGAACCAATTATCAACAAATTAG GACAAGCTACTGAACCATTGAATGCAAGTGCAGCTGATGCTGAAGAGCCTTTGCTTGAGAAAGAAATCGATG GACAAGAGAGATCTGGAGAATCACCAGACATCAGGGCGactgttttcatattttatatctctgtcatatttcatttaatctggatattttga
- the LOC137003363 gene encoding uncharacterized protein, which translates to MCSLKALQDWCRDVCEGYSDVQFTDMSSSFIDGLAFCAIIHKHRPELLDFHSLSKHNVYKNMRLAFDVAERELGIPALLDPDELLCEEEPDLLSIVTYVSQLYCVFNGKSHDSLKNCVEAEPISTRRQEETHTQGPRVWRKRGEAHNPRCLRSSVKFPQSVMVWGAMSSAGVGPLCFLRSKINAAIYQEVLEHFMLPAADQLYGDADFIFQQDLAPAHSAKATSTWFKDHGIPVLNWPANSPDLNPIENLWGIVKRKKALVCLCKDCVLCLSAKRTDNSGYRQNSFQ; encoded by the exons ATGTGTTCACTGAAAGCTCTTCAGGACTGGTGTCGAGATGTTTGTGAAGGCTACTCTGATGTTCAGTTCACAGACATGAGCTCCTCATTCATAGATGGACTGGCTTTCTGTGCGATCATCCACAAACACAGACCCGAGCTACT AGATTTTCACTCTCTGTCCAAACACAACGTCTACAAGAACATGCGTCTG GCGTTTGATGTTGCGGAGCGTGAACTTGGAATTCCTGCTCTGCTGGATCCTGAtgagctgttgtgtgaggaAGAGCCGGATCTTCTGTCCATCGTCACTTATGTCTCACAGCTCTACTGTGTCTTCAATGGAAAATCTCATG ACAGTCTGAAGAATTGTGTGGAGGCTGAACCCATCAGTACCAGAAGACAAGAAGAGACACACACTCAG ggtcccagagtctggaggaagagaggagaggcacacaatccgcgttgcttgaggtccagtgtaaagtttccacagtcagtgatggtttggggtgccatgtcatctgctggtgttggtccactgtgttttctgaggtccaagatcaacgcagccatataccaggaagttttagagcacttcatgcttcctgctgctgaccaactttatggagatgcagatttcattttccaacaggacttggcacctgcacacagtgccaaagctaccagtacctggtttaaggaccatggtatccctgtacttaattggccagcaaactcgcctgaccttaaccccatagaaaatctatggggtattgtgaagagga AAAAAGCGCTTGTTTGTCTGTGTAAAGACTGTGTATTGTGTCTGAGCGCCAAGAGAACTGATAACAGCGGCTACAGGCAAAACTCCTTCCAGTAA
- the LOC137003374 gene encoding H-2 class I histocompatibility antigen, Q10 alpha chain-like, giving the protein MGTTVIMKIFTLLCVFLLYGTLPSIQAEKHSMYYIYTALSKPVNLPGIYEFTAMGLLDDTQIDYYNSKEKRKIPKQQWMKEKMQEDYWEKGTQSRKSKEQWFNMNIHILMDRMNHNESDLHVLQWRVGCEVEQEGDQVKFLKGIDEYGYDGENFLSFDDRESQWVAPVNEALPTKRKWDNVPILNQYTKGYLEKECVDWLNKFRGYRDEKLRNGSPPNVYVFEKKNTNDETKLKLTCLATGFYPKDVMMSIRKTHTSLPEDQIESTGIRPNHDGSFQMRKSVEIKKEEKDEYDCFVSHKSIKEHIITKLGNDAIEIQSLRKYGSSKTILKMAAHLFLC; this is encoded by the exons AGAAACACTCGATGTATTACATTTACACTGCCTTATCTAAACCAGTGAATCTGCCGGGCATCTATGAATTCACTGCTATGGGTCTGCTGGACGACACACAGATCGACTATTACAATagtaaagaaaagagaaagattCCCAAACAACAGTGGATGAAAGAGAAAATGCAGGAGGATTACTGGGAAAAAGGCACTCAGTCCAGAAAGAGTAAAGAACAGTGGTTTAATATGAACATCCACATTCTGATGGACCGCATGAACCACAATGAATCAG ATCTTCATGTTCTTCAGTGGAGAGTTGGTTGTGAAGTTGAGCAGGAGGGAGATCAAGTAAAGTTTCTCAAAGGCATTGATGAGTACGGCTATGATGGAGAAAACTTCTTGTCTTTTGATGATAGAGAATCTCAATGGGTCGCTCCAGTTAATGAAGCTCTACCAACCAAGAGAAAATGGGACAATGTGCCGATCCTAAACCAATACACCAAAGGATACCTGGAGAAAGAGTGTGTGGACTGGCTCAACAAATTCAGAGGATATAGAGACGAGAAGCTCAGAAACGGCT CTCCTCCAAATGTTTATGTGTTTGAAAAGAAGAATACCAATGATGAAACCAAGCTGAAACTCACCTGTCTGGCCACTGGCTTCTACCCCAAAGATGTGATGATGAGCATTAGAAAAACTCACACATCTCTGCCTGAAGATCAGATTGAATCCACAGGAATCAGACCAAACCATGATGGATCCTTCCAGATGAGGAAGAGTGTGGAGATCAAGAAGGAGGAAAAAGATGAATATGATTGTTTTGTTTCTCACAAGAGCATCAAAGAACATATTATCACCAAATTAGGT AACGATGCCATAGAAATACAGAGCTTACGCAAAtacggaagttcaaagacaattcTAAAAATGGCGGCGCACTTGTTTCTCTGCTAA